The sequence TTGTAATTACtttgagaaaaatgtaaattaaacaaaatttacatCCATTTATGTAGTAAGGTAGATTTTCaatcatttcaaaaattttattcctGTAAGTCTAAAGAAGACTGAGCTAGGGTGTTTAAAAATGATCATGTTTCTATGGAGAAAAGAAACAGTCATACAAATCATCAGCAGCAGATATGATCTTGGTTCAAATAAAACAGAGAATGATTAAGAAACTATTCAAGACCATCACACGTAATGATCCCACTTTGGAAAATTCTAATCCACCTACCCACAGGGCTCTTGAAAATAGGTAGTGTCAGTGTGCCGATCCAGAGCTAGCTTGGTGTATGCAGTGTCACCCCTGGAGAAGTCTGAAGTGAAATACCACATCCTCCCATAGATGGTTTCTCTGTCAAATGAAGTATAGGAAACCTTTCATTCTTATCATTCAAAACTCTTTCCAATACTTTCTTTAATTATTCACAAATAACAATAGATTGTTTGGCTCCAGATTTCCATCTATAAGGTAAATATGACAGTTGAACACATCACCAGTCTAAACAATTCCTccactgagtaatattctaggAAGCTGGGGGGGGAAAGGGTGAAAGGATAATATAGTTTGAAAGCTTAGGGAATCATCCCACTCTGTTTATGTTTCTACTTTTAATAGCTTTCACACTCAAACTTCTGTCCTGCACTCACCTTCCTCACATAGAAAAAGATGTTTTTGGGTAGCTGCTTTTAGAAGTGATTAATGTAGATCTTCACCCATCTTTTAGACATGtaggaataagaaaaagagaaaggatagTTTATATTAGCAAGTATTTAGTGAGAGTTGCTGTATCACTGTTATTGTATCTCTCCTTGAGGAGAGCTACAATAACATCATGGGTTTTGATTTCATAGTTATTTTCCTACTAGGCTCAGGTCTGACTAAAGGTCACTTTAATTCTTTAGCTTTCAGAGTTCATCTTATTCTCTGAACCCTCAAAATCCAAACAGGAAATGGTCTTCCTTCTGAACTATAACCTCTAAAGTCCTGTCAATTCATTGCTTACTAGCACAGCTTTACTTGAAAGTTCTCAAACTGTGTTTGAAACTGAATGGTTCACAAATGTTAATTATGCTCTACTAGGATAGGGCAAATGACCCAGCATACTGTCTGCTACACAATGAGCTATATCTGGCTcttatgaaataaaaggaaagtactAATTATAACAAAGTTGGTTTACATCACATTTAATGCTACAGAAGATAAATCTATATACTACCTAGAAATGCAATGGAAAGAACATTGTATTTAGGATCAGGAAACCTGAGCTATCTGAATCCCAGTTCTACTGCTTACTAGCAAAGCAGTCCTGAGCAAACCACTTAATACATTTGAGCCTTAAGAGCCTCATCAGTAGAACAGGAGATAAAATACACACTTATCAGGATTACTATAATGACCAATGAAAATAACGGATTTGAATATGCTGGTTAAATGCTATACAGTATAAGGCAGTAGTATTAACAACCAGGCTCTGAATTAAGCCTTAGGAATAATAGAAGGTCAAAAGTAGATGATCTTTAGACACCATCTTATTCAATCCTGCTACTGATCAGATAGGAAAATAGAGGCTACTGGGGCGGCGGGGGTGAGGattgagggtaggggtgtgtgtgttatGCAGTTGTCTATGTTTACCCAACTGCTTGATGGTAGAACTCAGACTACTATCTGGTTCTCTTTACTCAGGTAGTGCTCTTTCTAGTGTACAATGACTAACTCCTACTTTGAGCATCACTGGGCTCGAAAAAAATACCAATGACTTTGAAGTCTTCACCATATTAAACATGTAAGTGTCTTTAGAGATTAGAAATCTGGGCTTCAGATAAAGCACTATAGATGGGAATCCCATTATTCAGGCCAcaaaatattctggaaaaacGAGGGTGACCATACTTGTCACTGGAAATTAATTTCTGCAGATTTCAGGAAACTAATGACTTACCTGATCAAGCTGATCCTTTCTGCCAACTTCTCTGTGTGTTCCTGAGTAGGAGGGACATTTTCTACAAAAGCAATTCCATACAGCAGAAAGTTTTGTAGAAAGTTCTTCAGTCCCTCCTTGGTTTCTAAGAAGCTCTGGAAATCTACAGATGGAACTTGGGCTTGCTGGTAGATTTCAGCATTCCATAAGATTCTAGGCTGGATGACCTTTTGTTTCTGCCCTTCATAGCTGTTTTTCACCAGCCAATCCAAATCATATCTAGTCACATGACCATCTGGCccttttaagggaaaaataaaaggcattaaaaataataattataaagggcttccctggtgacgcagtggttgacagtctgcctgccgatgcaggggacgtgggttcgtgccccggtctgggaagatcccacatgctgcggagcggctgggcccgtgagccatggccgctgagcctgcgcgtccggagcctatgctccgcagcgggagaggccacaatggtgagaggcctgcgtaccgcaaaaaaaaaaaaaataataaaataaataataattattataaatactgCCAACAATTTACTGGTTAAGAATGATGTCATCTGTAGATTAGAGCaattttatttaagaagaaaaataaaaggttcaaaaataaatgcttccaaagaaaggaaaaacaaagagtaaCTAAAAGAATACCCTGTTTTGGAAAGGGGCAAATCATTTTTTGTAAAACAATTGTCCTTTAAAAGAGTACCCCAAAGAAGACCAAGTCTCCTGTCCACTCACAAGTGAAAAAGAGTGTGGTCTCATCCAGACGAATGGTCTTTGGCTGGATACATAAATCCACACTGGCAGTGTCTAGGCTGCGCTGGTGAGTCTTAGAGTTGTAGCAAGATGCTGAGAGGCAGTGGTCTCGAAGCCAGACATAATCGAAGCGCATCACGGTGTTAGCATATTGCAGTTCTAAGGAAAAGATCACActcttttatattattatattattttacattatttatttaggaAAACTAAAAAATCAGGATCCAGAAAACTTCCTTCAAAAAGTCTTCTACCAAGAAATAAGCTGCAAGCAATGAGGGGGACACTAGCCCCTACTAGATATTAAAACATAGTACAGACCTTCTATgattaaaacagtgtggtgttGGTATAGGAAAAGGCAGATAAAACAACAGAAGAGTATAAAAAGTCCAAAAATATACATGAATGCATATAGAAATTTGGCATGTAAAAAGTGGCAGGTGTAATCACTGtggaaaatatgaatttttaaataaacggTATTGGGACAACTGATAATCACTTGCAAAGAGATAAAATTGAGTCCATACCTCATATTGTCACTGGGTGTCCAtgataaactcaaaacagatcagAGTTCTAAATTTGGAGAATGAAGCCATTCAAGTATATAAAAAGAAGACATGGATAGAGGATATAAAGGAGGTccttgtactattcttgcaacttttctgttaGTTTGAAGatgtatcaaaataaaaagttagcaAAAAATCAAACTTTCTTATACATCAGGTTATTCATTTAGACAAGGTAAATAAAAAGGAGTTCAAATTTATAAGAGGAACAAAAACTATAAAGTgtctgggaaaaaatgaaaatgtggaagACTACTATGGAGAAATCTATAAAACTATCCTGAAAGACTTGAAGGGAACTTGAATGGAGAAATATGCTCACAGATGGGCAGATTCAATAATGAAAAGGTAGGAATTCTCCcacaaattaatacataaaactCCATGTACTTCCAATCCAAATCCCAGTGAAAATTTTCATGTACTGGACAGGCTAATTCCAAGAATCATACTCAGAATTAATAAAgtaacaattttgagaaagaaaaagaaaggcatggAGGGGAAGtcttactatatataaaaatgtattataaagctatagtcatTTAAAAAGTATGATATTCATGCAGAATGGACTAAGAGATCAAGGGGACAGAATAGAGTCTCAAAACAGACTCAACTGTACATGAAAATATGGTATATGTTAAAGGTGGCATTTTGTAATAGTGGTGAAAAGATAGATTACTCAATAACTAGTTTtggaaaaatgaattttgaaaaattgattcTAGAGTCACGTCAGCCTCAACAGTAAATTACTGatagagtaaaatataaaaaataaaactattatatgTTGACAACTTTGAGGTAGGAAAAGCCTTTCtaatatgacacaaaaagcataaaatataatttgtgtgtatgaaaataaaaacctcctgttttgcaaacaatgcaaaaaacaaagttaaaagacaagtAACAGGAAAAATCTTTTTAACGTAAAAGGGTTAATACCCAGGATATAGAATAAATCCTTGTGATCATTAAGAtaaaaactcaatagaaaaatgaccAAAGGATATCAATAGGAAAGTCACCAGAATTGACCAGTAAACACATGAACTCTTCTAACGTTagtagtaatcagagaaatggaTATTAAGATATCATTTTTTATCCATCAGagtgacaaaaattttaaagtttgattaAAACATGTGTTTTcaaaagatgtggagaaatgcaTACTCTCAAACATTGGTAATGTGAGTATAAATTGGTGAAGACACACTGAATGGCAATCTGGAAGtttctatgaaaataataaaaaatatgtatatttattgctTGACCCAGAAATTCACCTCTCAGTACTTACCTTATAGAAACTGTCACATATGAAGAGGTATGCACAAGGATATTCATAATAgttttgtttataatagcaaaataattagaaaataagacTAAATGCCCGTCAGTGGGGGAAGTTGAGGAATAGCTGAATAAACTGTGGTGTATCTACAATGAGATCCtaataaacagtttaaaaatgcAGTGTATCTGTACTCCTCAAATTGACTTTGTACAATGTTATCATTCTCACTTTAAGGAcagaaaactaaagctcagagatgttaaataactttGTAAGATCATATAATCATTAGGTGGTGAACCTAGGATGTGAACTCAAGTTGTCCAACCCCAAAGTCCCATgctagtgtttctcaaagtgtagtctTGGGAATCTCTGAAGGTGAGACTTCAGGAAAGGCAGAGTAAGGAGCTTGGAAAATCCTCTCCCCCAATAACAAtgataaaactggacaaaattaCCAATAACAACCATTTTAGGACCTGGAAATTGACCAAAGGCTTACAACAAATTAAGAAGCATTTAGTCAAGAAAAACTATTGAACCTTGGGTAAGAACAGTGGGAATCTGTGTGCTTTAGCTTGGGGTGCTTCCActccctaccccatccccacCAGCTCCATCAGCAATAGTTCTACCAGGGCAGGAAAGCCAAGAAAGCCAGCAGCTTTGCTGCTGAAGGGGACTAAATATATTTGGAGCAGAGCACATAAAAACTCCATGGCCCTGGGTGTTGAATACAATCAAGGAAGGCACACTGGTTGGGACAAGCAATAGATCCGCAGAACAGCCAGAAATCTATCAAGGGGATGAAGGGAATGAGACAGCTATAGTGGGCCTTGGAAAGCCCCCCACATCCCCGGTGTTCGGTAAGGCTGTGCACACATGCAGGGCTGTGAGCACAATAAGGAGAGACTGGAAAGGGCCCGAGTTATCTACATGTCCCTGGAGGGACGTGAGGCACAGTGGAGACGTGTGAAGAATGGCAGAAACTGAAAGCCTGGGCAGACTTATAAACAGCCTAAACTTTGTGTGCCCCAATCCACACACACATCCATTGGCAAAAGGTGGAAGCCTTACTGGCTTAAGGTTTTTAGCTTAACCTCTAACTGATTGTTAGCTGGCCACTAAACTATACCAGGGTTTCTCAAACCTTGGTACTACGGACATCTAGGGCTAGATAATTTTTTGTTGCAGGGCactgtcttgtgcattgtaggatgcttAACAGCATCCCTagtctccacccactagatgctagAAGCATCCTCCTCGccagttgtgacaactaaaaatgttcccagacattgccaagtgtctcCTGTGGTGGCAAAATCCCCCCAGTTGAGGACCACTGAGTTATGCTGACCCCACTGTGATACACAGAAGCCACAGTTAAAAACGACTTACTTCAGAgaagtcaataaacaaataaacaaaacacacagcAACAATCCCCCTGCGAGGTCAGAAATCAGTTTCTATAAGATATAACCTAAAATGTCCAGATTTTCAACAAAAAACCCTGAGATacatatagaaacagaaaagagtGACCCATGCAGTCCATACAAACTGTCTGAGAAGAGTATTACAAGAAACCCTATTGTCTAAGACAGGCATGCTGCTAGTAGGTAGCTTATTACCTGGGAGGAAATGCCTTTCCCTTCTAACAGCCTTGGGAGAGAAGCAGAGTGGACCACTGGGACATCACCTCCATGTACCTATAACATCTTCTAGTTATGAGTCAAAAGTTGGTGTTGAATGCTTGAAAATCCAGACACTGAAGTTAACTGAAAGAGTCTCTGATAGAGCAACTGCTGATACTGTGGAATGGGGCTATTATTTGGTGGTGATCTGAAGTTGGAGTTCTTGACCAAGGATCAATGGAATGATATgtaaaactctgtgtgtgtgtgtgtgtgtgtgtgtagttctgtATTTTTCTATAGAGAGGATCCATAGCTTGCAACAGAATTTCTATGAGATTCATAAACTAAAACTATTGAGAACCACTCCCTTAGAGTGATAAAAGTGATTAAGTACCATCAACCCTCGCTCAGATTGGTCATTACACTGAGGTAATCCAGGGTTTTGACAAACTAACCTTCAAGCTCTTGCACATGCAGCTCCCTCTGACCAGAACATTCATCCTTACCTTCTCACTCTTTTTCCCTTGCctaattcatatttaaatattcatgacTCTGCTCAAATCCTGTAGGCAGTCATTTATAACTTTTTAGTTTGGGTTAGGTAACTCTCCTCTTTGTTCTTATAGCACTCCATATGCTGTCGAAAAGCATTTAACACACTGTCTTATaactgtgtgtttgtttttgccatAAGACGGTACCTTGAGGATAGGTAATGTGTCTTCTCCATCACTGCATGCTTCGCATTTATCACAACGCCTGGCTCCTGGTACTTGCTCATTCAGAAATGAGAATGATCCTGTCATCAAAACTATGAATGATCTTCTCCTGTCCTATTAGATGGGTGAGAAGTTGCCAGGCACATACTGTACAGTCGTGGAATGATTTGTACTATGGGGATGGACTCATATCTTAAAAAGCTCCAAAAAATCTCCTTTATTTTAGTTAAGTTGGTATGCTTACTGTCCTTTCCATGGCTGGAATTCATTATTACCTCTGCTCTTgccatttttctccttaaaattatAGGCTCCTCTAATTAAATGAccatcttttctttcaaaatctagctaaaaattaatttaattcaagGAAGCTTCCTTGACTAACCCTACATTTCCTTTGAAATTAAGTAGTTGGTATGTATCAATTTAATTTGCATATGGCATAAGCTATTTATgcttcttatatttatttactcattttatgttttatgtttacATTAAGGTAGGGACTATGTCTTCCATCTTTGGTTCTGTATAAAGTTGACactgaacaaatgtttattaattagGTCTTGCCAAAATGTCAATACAGAAGAGAAACTTAGGACTCAACTCATTTCTCTTGTAACCTACATTTAATCAATCACCAAGGTTTGTTACTTCCGCCTCCTATATCACTCTGAAATCCACCTGACCTCTCCATTTCCACTTTTTTCTCCTGCCACCTTCAGCCAATCATCATCTCTAACAGTGGGCCTctataaagcaatttttaaaatcagagtacTAAAATCAGATTGAACTTTGGAAAAACTGCTCTAGTTTCTAGATCATCAAGGTATCAAGGCAAGGCTATAGTAATCCTGGTAGGATAGTTGCCTCACTGCTGCTCTGAAGCTCATGCTATCCTATATAACTCTAAACTTCTTCATTACTCTAATCATGTATCTCCTgagtcactttatttttaaataaatgaagatcaGTTTACTGTCTTTTACTGTCACCCCATCATCCCCTTCCCCTGTCATCATTCTTGGCAGCTTAATCATTATTAATTGTAATACcttcataattttcatttcaaacaCCCTATACTCTGACTACCTGTTGTTCCTTTTCCAGCTCGATTATCCAGGCGCTCTTCACTGTAATAATCCTTCAACTACACAAAAAGCCCCAATTGACCATAAGCTCCTTTTTGTTATCCATCATCTTGCCTCCTTTGATGTCTTCGATTCCCTCCTTACAGGGCCCACCTTCCATGATCCATCATTTTAATTAATTCCTTGCAAACACCCTTAACTCCCTTGCCCCCCTATCTCCCTCTGCCATGCTTCCCTGACAAAGCTCTGACCCGGATACACTCAGGTCCACACCTCCGCTGTGCCTGCAGCCAAGCAGCTAAACattgttagagaaaaaaaatttaaactgtattggttactttcattttaaaatcatcacCGAAATATCAAATGAGTACTCAACGCTGCCAAACAGTCCTTGCATAATTTCTTAGTAAAATCACTTACTCACTCTCCAAGAACACTATTATACATAGTCTCTTCTCTCCTCAAACTGCCAACAccacctctcccttcccactTTCAACTGATTACCTTGCTTACTCCTTCAAAGGGAATATGGAAGCAATTAGAAGACAATCTCCACAAACCCATGCTCCACATCCATCCACTTACATGCATCTGTGCCCATATATTCTGCCTTCCTTCTTGTTACTATGGTTGAAATATCTGTGCACTTAATCAAGGCCAACACTCTCATTTATGAATCAGATCCTATCTCTTTCCTACTCAGGTACTACACTTCTGAAATTTTTCTATCCCCCTCTTTTGCATCATCAAATGTTCCCCTCCTACTGGATCATTCTCATCAGCGAACATGTTGCAATGTCTTCCATCTTAAAACAATATTCCCCCTCCACTACCACTCCACCTCATTTTCCCTTTCATAGTGAAACTTATGGCTTGAGGTTTCCACTACCTCTCTGTTAAtaaatttgctttaaattttagaatgattttaagtttacagaaaagttgcaaatacaaagagttcccatataGCCATTGCCCAGTTTCCCTTATTACTAATACCATATATTAGTATGGTAAATTTGTCACA is a genomic window of Phocoena sinus isolate mPhoSin1 chromosome X, mPhoSin1.pri, whole genome shotgun sequence containing:
- the TMLHE gene encoding trimethyllysine dioxygenase, mitochondrial isoform X3; translation: MRFDYVWLRDHCLSASCYNSKTHQRSLDTASVDLCIQPKTIRLDETTLFFTWPDGHVTRYDLDWLVKNSYEGQKQKVIQPRILWNAEIYQQAQVPSVDFQSFLETKEGLKNFLQNFLLYGIAFVENVPPTQEHTEKLAERISLIRETIYGRMWYFTSDFSRGDTAYTKLALDRHTDTTYFQEPCGIQVFHCLKHEGTGGRTLLVDGFYAAEQVLQKAPEEFELLSKVPLKHEYIENVGECHNHMIGVGPVLNIYPWNKELYMIRYNNYDRAVINTVPYDVVHRWYTAHRTLTIELRKPENEFWVKLKPGRVLFIDNWRVLHGRESFTGYRQLCGCYLTRDDVLNTARLLGLQA
- the TMLHE gene encoding trimethyllysine dioxygenase, mitochondrial isoform X2, with amino-acid sequence MWCCRLSHLQSRLQDLLRGRVTCWALQQPNFKSLFPLAIHWHHTASKSLNCVWQQHEDHFELQYANTVMRFDYVWLRDHCLSASCYNSKTHQRSLDTASVDLCIQPKTIRLDETTLFFTWPDGHVTRYDLDWLVKNSYEGQKQKVIQPRILWNAEIYQQAQVPSVDFQSFLETKEGLKNFLQNFLLYGIAFVENVPPTQEHTEKLAERISLIRETIYGRMWYFTSDFSRGDTAYTKLALDRHTDTTYFQEPCGYNNYDRAVINTVPYDVVHRWYTAHRTLTIELRKPENEFWVKLKPGRVLFIDNWRVLHGRESFTGYRQLCGCYLTRDDVLNTARLLGLQA